GTATGATTATGCATTTAGGATGGAGATATAAAATATGCTgattttataacataaaaaatggCTTCTTGTTCTGCCAGCAACTAGTTTTATTATCAGAGCACTTATTGTTGAAATTTTGATACCAGTATTGAGAACCAATGACCATCTCTTATCCAACCACCAAATACATCGATATTTCTAATACTGGAGTCGCACATGATGTTGGAAGCACATCTCTAATAGGCCTTACAGTATCCTTTTACAGCACCCTCGACGCCCATGCCCGTGTGTGCTTCCCATCTTGAATAGGATTCAGAATTCCTTGATTGGTAACCGTATTAATTTGTCAACTCCCCTCCAGTGCGGTCCCAATTTATGTTTGCACCCAAATGTTTTTTGAACATGTTTTGAGTTCTGAAAGTTGGAAGTTTCATGGTTCCTCCAATTTTCTGAATAAATCTGGATACCCTGGATTTTCAGGATGTCTTTAAAACTGATTTTCCTTGTACAAAGTCTCAAGTGGGGCCAGCTAGTGATATACGTTTGGGTCGCTCCTTAGAACTGCAGAATTGAACACAATGTTTGTATCCGAGTTTGTCTCTTACTTTCGTTTTGGTTCAAGTAGGTGATATAGTTTTGCCTTGAACTCAATGAATCCACAAAATTTGTTTGGCGTGCAGAAAAGCTCCCAGAAGTTAAGACATCACTAAGGCCATGGGGCCCTAAGGAAGATTCCAAACTCTCAGAGTTCCAAGTTGAGCTGATCCAGCTTGCATCGCAGCTGGTTGGGGACTATATTCTCAATTCCTACCCCGATATGGGCAAAAGCATGACCGTGGGTGAAGCTAATCGTTATGCTGAGAATTCAGTTGAGAGGTTCCTGGAAGCTGGGAGGGCTGCTTTGAAAGCTGGGGCAAATGAATCTGCTATCGTGACTATGAGGCCGTCTCTCAGCAGCAGAACTTCAGGGGACGCAGATATCAGCCTCGCGAAAACCTATTGATCCCTCTTCAGTTATGGAATACGTATCTAATAGTCCAGGTGCTGCATGTAAATATAAGTCTACCTCAACTTCTTATTACCGGAAGAATCCACATAAACCACTTCATTTTAATGTAATTTAGTGTATGTGAACGTGCTGTACTGAACCTGGTCTTTTGTGTAATTACTTCCAACTTCAGAACTTGATGGACCCAATACCCCTTAAATGTGCTGTAAGGTTTGTGAGTTTAATTGCTCAGGATTCCAAATCTATGCAAATCAAATGAAGAATGGTTTTGTGAGCCGAAACAGAAATCTATTGAGATTTGAGTCACTGATACCTTATCGCTATGAAATTGAGGTGATGGAATTCAAGTGGTGAGCTTTGGAAAGGTAGTGATGAAATGGACTTGTATGTTGAAATTCTTATGTTAGTGCTCGTCAACGAGGTCTTTGTGACCCAAGCGGCCTTCTTTCCTTCAAAGTAGATGGTAAGACTACTTCGGGGCTTTTTTGAAAAGGCTCTCTAATACTTAAGTTGATGAATTACAAACTATTAAAAAAGTGCTCGTAGTAGAATGATTAGTCTAGGTCCTTTATCTCATCGATTTGGTTTTTTATattgagttatcttcaaaatgTGTAGTGATGGGTGTTGTTAAAAGTTTTTCTGTGGTGATCACTTGTAGGGGGAAGATGCAAATCTCATAGTTAGCCTCCAAATTGTAGGAGCTGAGATTCAGATCCCATTGAGGGAGAATCAGATTAGCTTATCATTGCTTTGAATGCTGGTGGAAGGAAGTTTTGATTGCACGTGGAATATACGTACCTTGAGATAAGTGGCCGCACAATTAGGGATATAAAATCTTATagttttttatgtgattttcttttcattttaagtAAATTGTTAATTAGATTGTCCAGATCTATTTGTCATCAGTgatctctcccccccccccccccccccccccctatttAAAGGGGTTGTTGTGACCACAAGCAAAAGTGCAAAGGTTAAGGTGCTAGCTCATGATTGACTTCCATAATTAATCAGTTATTCGACGGTTTGATTAtacttaaaattttagaaataactGTTGGATGAGCGAGGTAGTAGCATGAGATAGTGAATGCGTGACAATTTGAATCTACACTTGTTAGAGAGCTAGTAAAATTCTCTTCCGTTAGGTTGAGAGGTTGGGAAAAACAACATTTGTTCTGCATGGTGTACTATGAAGTGAGGCAGATGACcaattattaatatatagtAATTGTTAAAATCAGTATTTAAATAATGTTCGACATCCATTTCATATATACGGTAAGATTATCATACATTAAAATAagacaaaataatattattcgtCTATCAGTTGATTGTAGCTGATAAATTATTTGTTCCAAAATAAGGAGAAGAAATTGGGTTATCGGCACTGGACATGAATTTCCTGAACAATATTGGAAAAGAGACTTCAATTTCATGAACCAATACAAAGTATATGATCTTATTCTCAAATTTACGTAATTACATCATtttcaataaaaacaaaaatgcttTCTTCCTAGAATATTTCAACAAACGGTTACACCAAAATCATACGACTGTGGTGCTTCTGTGAATTGAATTATTATGATGTATGTCTTACTTCTTAATGCCACTAGAATAAATATAACAACAGCCTGCTTGTCTCTACAAAATGAGATCCCAAATTTTACTCTCTCGGGCTATCCAagccgaatatatatatatataactccattttctgatttttttttttaaaaatgaatttctaACTACTACCAATTTCAAGTTTGGAAGGTCACGGTACAGATACTCGCAATCAATACAGAAATCGTTATACACTGATAGACTAGAATTATGTAACTAACCcatataataataagataataaCTAGCTAGAGATATTATCAttgttgcatatatatatatatatttcagatCCATGCGCCCAAATATCCAACTCTCAGAAGTCCTGAACTTGGTCACTAAAGGCCCCAGCTTGCAGCTCTATCTACTCAATTGTTTTAATTCACTGAATTAGAATGCACCGCCAGTCAACTACACCAATACGAACCAGTGGCATGCAGTGGGGCCTCAATTCACGGTTACCTACCATTCAACTTTCAACCAATATATCAAccatcttctttcttccttcgcCAATCATCTCCAttcctaatctctctctctctctctctcgtcagTCACACTGCAATGGATGTTTCGTGGGAAGACAGCGTTACGGCTTCAATCAACACCATATACCTTCTCTTCTCTGCCTACTTAGTCTTCGTCATGCAGCTCGGCTTCGCCATGCTATGCGCCGGTTCTGTGCGAGCCAAGAACGCCATGAACATAATGCTCACCAACGTCGTCGACGCCGTTGTCGGCAGCATCTCTTACTACCTCTTTGGCTTCGCCTTCGCCTTCGGTGACGGCTCCAGTTCAAACCCATTCATCGGCACTCAGTTCTTCGCTCTCAAAGACATCCCCAACAACTCCTACGACTACAGCTACTTCCTCTACCAATGGGCCTTTGCCATCGCCGTCGCCGGCATCACCAGCGGCTCCGTGGCCGAGCGGACCCAGTTCACGGCCTACCTCGTTTTCTCGTTTTTCCTAACTGGGTTCGTTTACCCGGTGGTGGCCCACTGGGTCTGGTCGTCGAGCGGGTGGCTCAGTCCGGATTCGAGTAGTTTGTTGTTTGGGTCCGGAGCCATAGACTTCGCCGGGAGTGGGGTGGTGCATTTGGTGGGTGCCATGGCTGGCCTTTGGGGCTCGGTAATAGAAGGCCCACGCGTGGGCCGGTTCGATGCGTTTGGCAATGCCGTGCCCATGAGAGGCCACAATGCCACTCTTGTTGTCCTAGGGACCTTCTTGTTGTGGTTCGGTTGGTTCGGGTTCAACCCCGGTTCGTTTGATAAAATTGTCGTGGCATACCCGAGCACGAGCCAAGGGAACTGGACCGGAGTAGGTCGGACGGCAGTCACGACCGCCCTAGCCGGTTCAACCTCCGGGATTGTGACCCTATTTGGGAGAAGGTTGCTAGTGGGGCACTGGGATGCATTGGATGTTTGTAATGGGGTGCTTGGTGGGTTTGTGGCAATCACATCGGGCTGCTCGGTGGTGGAACCCTGGGCCGCGATTATCTGTGGGTTTGTTGCAGCCTGGGTGCTAATTACCCTCAACATTGTTGCGCTGAAGCTGAGGTTTGATGACCCATTGGAAGCCACGCAATTGCATGGCGGGTGTGGAGCTTGGGGCTTGATTTTCACGGGCCTGTTTGCGAAAGAGGAATTTGTGGTTCAGGCCTATGACTCTGGCGAGACGGGAGTGGTGCGGCCGTATGGGCTGTTTCTGGGTGGGGGCTGGGGCCTGCTTGGAGCCCAAGTGGTTGAGGTGGTGGTGATTGTGTGCTGGGTTAGTTTGACGATGGGCCCACTGTTCTATACCCTCCACAAGCTCAGGATTTTGAGGATCTCGGctgaagaagaagttgcagggCTTGACGTCTCTAGCCATGGAGGCTATGCTTACACAGCTCATCAAGAAGACACGCCTCGCTTTTACGCAGACTACATGCGCCTGCGGAACTAATCATGATTCTCTCTCTAGAagttcatttctttcttttttttgtgggtTTAAAGTTTCAATATTCATGGTGCATTAAGATGAAAATTCTTTTGTTAACTGTTCGATCATCAACATTATATCGCCCTCACAGCTAGAATTTTTGTGCGCATAACGGAGAGTGAAACGCACCATCTTACTGAACTGTATTATCATCACATTTCACGATCACGCAAATTGTAAATAAAGTTGAAAGAGAGAGGAACGGGGGGGAGCTCTGAGGAAGAAGTTAACGGGTAAAAATGAAACGTATTGAAACAATCCAGAGATCAACAGCATATTGACGCCCATGGATATAAAAGCCAAAAGACACAAGCCAGCAGGGATTTACAATTCAAGTTGCGCTAGTGTTGAAATTATATACAACTGGGTTTTAGCCAGTGAACTGATTCTGGATTTAGTAATACCTCAGGCGAGATTCATAGGAAACAAAAAACACAGGTTCTGGAACAACGAGAGGTAACTTTTCTATGTACATAAACAGCCTCCGTATGTTCTCTCTGGAGATTATGGATAAATCGGCAACTTCATTGTTGTCAGTACAGATCCAAAGGTCCCCTGAGTTCACCCGTTTGAGGCTATCCCGGCAGAAGGGGCATGACTGAGATCGACCGCGCCTGAAACAAACACCATAAAACACGTATAAGGTCCAGCTGAACAGTTACTGTTTTTATAAATTCACCGAGAAGGCTCTCATGTGTCAGTCAACACTGAAGAGTGAAGCCGCTTTCACAATGCATATTTGCTCTTAGAAGTTCTCTCCGTGcatgttaaattaaaaatgacgaGATATCAAGCTTTAATGGCCAACATGAATTAGCTTACCAATCATTTGTATCTCTTCTACAAGTTAAACtcaataaaagagaaattgcAAGTGGAAAAGTTAATTGACCtcgaaataaaatcaagatacCGACTGTGGTCCAACTAAATCAATCTATTGCCAATAGACTGCAACTAAGATGGTCCTTGATGCTTCAGATATGCCAGAATTCTACAGATTGAAACCCAAGACTTGTAATAGCCAATGGGACCAATTAAAGAATCGCAATGTCAGGCAGATTTCTCAACATTTCCGTTCTTAGACAACGAAGATAGAAATTCAGGGCTAAAATTTTATTGATTCAATGCTTATAAAACTCCTTCCAGAAAATTGAGTTAAAAAGAGCAAATACTCAGGAACACTGGACGTTGTACTTTATGttctttatttgttgttttgtaGTTGGTGATAGAAAATGACCTGAAATGCCAATTCTCAAAACCTTCAACAGTATTTCAGAAATCATGTTACAGAAACTTGCTTCCAATAACTGCATTAAACAGGTAGAGTAGCTCTTGTTTTATATCAAACAGACAAGTAtccacatctatatatatatatatatatatatatgttttataggACATAAACAACACAAGGAGCTTACCATTCCCGATAACACTTCATGCACAATGAA
This genomic stretch from Diospyros lotus cultivar Yz01 chromosome 1, ASM1463336v1, whole genome shotgun sequence harbors:
- the LOC127788397 gene encoding uncharacterized protein LOC127788397 encodes the protein MARRRTLLAAVFFFLYLLASSNSLDFPKPRPKHKIKGPIKTIVVLIMENRSFDHILGWLKRARPDIDGLTGKESNRVNASDPSSPEVFVSDDAVFVDSDPGHSIQAILEQIFGSSDTSADPAPMSGFVQQANRMGVDGMAKNVMSGFKPARVPVYTELADQFAVFDRWFASVPASTQPNRFYVHSATSHGASSNVRKDLIHGFPQKTIFDSLDENGLSFGIYYQNIPATLFFKSLRKLKHLSKFHNYKLKFKSHAKRGKLPNYVVVEQRYFDVKLFPANDDHPAHDVAIGQRFVKEVYEILRSSPQWKEMALLITYDEHGGFYDHVPTPVSGVPNPDGIIGPEPFCFRFNRLGVRVPTFLVSPWIDKGTVIHEPAGPTPYSRFEHSSVPATVKKLFNLNSNFLTKRDAWAGTFENYLYLRDTPRDDCPEKLPEVKTSLRPWGPKEDSKLSEFQVELIQLASQLVGDYILNSYPDMGKSMTVGEANRYAENSVERFLEAGRAALKAGANESAIVTMRPSLSSRTSGDADISLAKTYNLMDPIPLKCAVSQLHQYEPVACSGASIHGYLPFNFQPIYQPSSFFLRQSSPFLISLSLSLVSHTAMDVSWEDSVTASINTIYLLFSAYLVFVMQLGFAMLCAGSVRAKNAMNIMLTNVVDAVVGSISYYLFGFAFAFGDGSSSNPFIGTQFFALKDIPNNSYDYSYFLYQWAFAIAVAGITSGSVAERTQFTAYLVFSFFLTGFVYPVVAHWVWSSSGWLSPDSSSLLFGSGAIDFAGSGVVHLVGAMAGLWGSVIEGPRVGRFDAFGNAVPMRGHNATLVVLGTFLLWFGWFGFNPGSFDKIVVAYPSTSQGNWTGVGRTAVTTALAGSTSGIVTLFGRRLLVGHWDALDVCNGVLGGFVAITSGCSVVEPWAAIICGFVAAWVLITLNIVALKLRFDDPLEATQLHGGCGAWGLIFTGLFAKEEFVVQAYDSGETGVVRPYGLFLGGGWGLLGAQVVEVVVIVCWVSLTMGPLFYTLHKLRILRISAEEEVAGLDVSSHGGYAYTAHQEDTPRFYADYMRLRN